A single genomic interval of Methanophagales archaeon harbors:
- a CDS encoding transposase — MKELLIFLKSLIPIEIVLLDCGFYTGGVIKVLQELKLRYIILVPKYDKFKEGLKKGAGTGLHEHQGSPNREKTKYEISTYIAVLPDYKGFDRVFTTNIEYGKIFSYVRYYKKRWGIETTFRVQDEVRIKTKSLKPLIRSVLFVFECMLYNLWQFFKVKGRVPFRRFVYIMFRRSIVKTVVFAVIALFREKGFLDDKAPPPQQDL; from the coding sequence GTGAAGGAGCTGTTGATATTCCTAAAATCGCTCATACCAATCGAGATCGTCCTTCTTGACTGTGGATTTTACACAGGGGGCGTCATAAAGGTCTTGCAGGAACTCAAACTGCGATATATAATCCTGGTTCCGAAATACGACAAGTTCAAGGAAGGGTTAAAGAAAGGGGCGGGGACGGGGCTGCACGAGCATCAAGGGTCACCGAACAGGGAGAAGACAAAATACGAAATAAGCACGTATATTGCGGTATTGCCGGACTATAAGGGCTTTGACCGGGTTTTTACTACTAATATCGAATACGGAAAGATTTTTAGTTATGTGCGATATTATAAGAAGAGATGGGGCATAGAGACTACGTTCAGAGTGCAGGATGAGGTCAGGATCAAAACAAAATCGCTAAAACCTCTGATAAGGTCCGTACTCTTCGTATTTGAGTGCATGCTGTACAATCTGTGGCAGTTCTTCAAAGTCAAAGGGCGCGTCCCGTTCAGAAGATTCGTTTATATCATGTTCAGGCGAAGCATCGTCAAAACAGTGGTATTTGCAGTCATTGCGCTCTTCAGAGAGAAGGGTTTTTTGGACGATAAAGCTCCGCCCCCTCAGCAAGATTTATGA